A single region of the Tursiops truncatus isolate mTurTru1 chromosome 18, mTurTru1.mat.Y, whole genome shotgun sequence genome encodes:
- the LOC141277023 gene encoding uncharacterized protein gives MDFNLHCPCFHKGSLVTVPGVPWFKDPALRSQETSLQSSNGREAESNDVTRGESAGGLPTSPARFIEPSTGKTPAPHPPRRSGTLEIAGLDASLASSSPRGGGGEVDNLAASTTSDQRSGTPGARDAKAPDDRPIPPAGAGAPATLPARRPPVPGSRDPGRSRSALPARTVPSRRLLTGRPEPQRPRPAGLNRRLTPHGASQQPLRGYGHEPETPHAGPQEAPGPLGSRPLSGGPNRHRRRRTYQGRESDREHLTSLTLFRERTSTLELEGTASPHPPVRPATAHAHADPAPTRAREPARGARWEREFSRRCRRGAAAVASALRRGGR, from the exons ATGGACTTCAATCTTCATTGTCCCTGTTTTCATAAAGGGAGCCTAGTAACTGTGCCCGGGGTCCCCTGGTTCAAAGATCCTGCTTTACGTTCTCAAGAGACCAGCCTCCAGTCTTCTAATGGGAGAGAAGCAGAATCCAACGATGTGACACGGGGAGAGAGCGCCGGCGGTCTACCTACTTCTCCGGCGCGTTTCATCGAG CCGTCCACGGGCAAAACGCCCGCGCCTCATCCACCGCGTCGAAGCGGGACGCTGGAAATCGCGGGGCTAGACGCCAGCCTTGCGAGTTCAAGTCCtcgggggggcgggggtgaggtCGATAACCTGGCCGCGTCAACAACGAGCGATCAGAGATCCGGCACTCCCGGAGCTCGGGACGCAAAGGCGCCAGACGACCGTCCGATTCCGCCCGCCGGCGCCGGGGCCCCGGCGACCCTCCCCGCTCGGAGACCGCCGGTGCCCGGCTCGCGGGACCCAGGCCGGAGCCGCTCGGCTCTCCCCGCCCGCACCGTGCCCTCACGCCGCCTCCTGACCGGCCGGCCGGAGCCCCAGCGGCCGCGGCCCGCGGGACTGAACCGACGCCTCACGCCTCACGGAGCCTCCCAACAGCCCCTGAGGGGCTACGGCCATGAGCCCGAGACGCCTCACGCGGGGCCGCAGGAAGCCCCCGGGCCCCTCGGAAGCCGTCCCCTATCTGGCGGCCCGaaccgccaccgccgccgccgcacTTACCAGGGACGGGAAAGTGACCGGGAGCACCTAACCTCCCTCACTCTCTTCAGGGAGCGAACTTCCACACTCGAACTCGAAGGGACCGCCTCGCCGCACCCGCCAGTGCGTCCCGCTACGGCGCATGCGCACGCAGACCCCGCCCCCACACGGGCGCGCGAGCCGGCGCGCGGGGCACGCTGGGAGCGGGAGTTTTCCCGCCGCTGTCGGCGGGGCGCGGCGGCGGTGGCGTCCGCTCTCCGACGCGGGGGACGCTGA